A single Triticum dicoccoides isolate Atlit2015 ecotype Zavitan chromosome 2A, WEW_v2.0, whole genome shotgun sequence DNA region contains:
- the LOC119358345 gene encoding exocyst complex component EXO70B2-like, translated as MAAMLAPVPELSTDEPAAATPYLPCSLNRDWIRSVAVSGAQMGSTVFSNSMSQSGHSGSSYSSHSSYSSHSSYSNYSSASSCSAGADAEDFGANELTKIAHQMVSDGYTQRMLQAFVVAPALGNGGGPNTVLESWFCGLDVGWVLQICQERGSQWQFRLQDKSASSLQDLVERWIRGLTVIVHSLTELVSNSVGICVESVATEWFGKASISKMLVFVEAIMPDLKAEKLHAVLDMYICVSNALHMLRSFGMSTRNQQIFSAARDLLSTQGDMLWEAISSTMEEMRALVEGDDDLWAMEIKHGGGGVHNNTRLVVSSILSMKKTVALMTGTFTWLDYDFKLDVLIDETVYYLNDLLLRKSELCLDPSLRYLFLLNNSYFVVSLNFHLPRWYQRSLIFKLAPECKKYMDSYLDVSWGHVLSCIPKSNFNGPLQCWKNTSSLAKFESAFHKTYQAQKFWKVPEPQLRDALRKTIIESVISSYRDYLEEHPELAEQVSHGSSSPEVLEEMLRELFEG; from the exons ATGGCGGCCATGCTTGCACCCGTGCCGGAGTTGAGCACCGACGAGCCTGCGGCTGCGACTCCCTACCTGCCCTGCAGCCTCAACCGGGACTGGATCCGGAGCGTTgccgtgtctggagcgcagatgggATCGACTGTTTTCTCCAACTCCATGTCCCAATCCGGTCATAGCGGATCCAGCTACTCCAGCCACTCTAGCTACTCCAGCCACTCTAGCTACTCCAACTACTCTAGCGCCTCCTCTTGTTCGGCCGGCGCCGATGCAGAGGACTTTGGCGCGAACGAGCTCACGAAGATCGCTCACCAAATGGTTAGCGACGGGTACACCCAGCGCATGCTCCAAGCATTCGTCGTCGC GCCAGCACTTGGAAACGGTGGCGGCCCGAACACCGTGCTGGAGTCTTGGTTCTGCGGACTTGACGTGGGTTGGGTTCTCCAAATATGCCAGGAGCGTGGCTCACAATGGCAGTTCCGGCTCCAAGACAAGTCGGCATCATCGTTACAAGACTTGGTCGAGAGGTGGATCCGAGGTCTCACAGTGATCGTCCATAGTTTGACAGAGTTGGTCTCCAACTCTGTGGGGATCTGCGTGGAGAGTGTGGCAACAGAATGGTTCGGCAAAGCCAGCATTTCCAAGATGCTCGTCTTCGTCGAGGCCATCATGCCTGATCTCAAGGCTGAGAAGCTACACGCCGTGCTAGACATGTATATATGTGTCTCCAATGCATTACACATGCTTAGGTCATTTGGCATGTCTACCAGAAACCAACAAATATTTAGCGCGGCACGTGACTTGTTGAGTACACAAGGCGACATGCTATGGGAGGCCATATCCAGCACGATGGAGGAGATGAGGGCACTCGTCGAGGGCGACGATGATTTGTGGGCTATGGAAATTAAGCATGGAGGAGGCGGGGTTCACAACAACACCCGTTTGGTGGTCAGTTCCATCTTGTCCATGAAGAAAACAGTGGCTTTGATGACGGGGACCTTTACATGGCTCGACTACGACTTTAAACTTGACGTCCTGATAGATGAGACGGTTTATTATCTAAATGATCTGCTTCTCAGAAAGTCGGAACTGTGCTTGGATCCAAGCCTCAGGTACCTGTTCCTGCTTAACAATTCCTATTTCGTTGTGTCATTGAATTTTCATCTTCCTCGGTGGTATCAACGCTCCCTGATATTTAAACTTGCACCCGAATGTAAGAAGTACATGGATAGTTATCTCGATGTTTCTTGGGGACATGTGTTGTCCTGTATACCCAAATCAAATTTTAATGGACCGCTGCAATGTTGGAAGAACACCTCTTCACTAGCTAAATTCGAGTCAGCTTTCCACAAGACCTACCAGGCTCAGAAATTCTGGAAGGTTCCAGAACCTCAGCTCAGAGATGCACTGAGGAAAACTATCATAGAGAGTGTTATCTCAAGTTACCGTGACTACCTGGAGGAGCATCCAGAGCTAGCGGAACAAGTTAGCCACGGAAGCAGCAGTCCCGAGGTTTTGGAGGAGATGTTGCGAGAGCTATTTGAAGGATGA